Proteins from a genomic interval of Rhizobium etli CFN 42:
- the hfq gene encoding RNA chaperone Hfq yields the protein MAERSQNLQDLFLNTVRKQKISLTIFLINGVKLTGVVTSFDNFCVLLRRDGHSQLVYKHAISTIMPGQPMQMFESEEAAS from the coding sequence ATGGCGGAACGTTCTCAGAATTTGCAGGACTTATTTCTCAATACTGTTCGCAAGCAAAAGATTTCCCTTACAATCTTTCTGATCAACGGCGTGAAACTCACGGGCGTTGTTACCTCCTTCGACAATTTCTGTGTTCTTCTTCGTCGTGACGGCCACTCGCAGCTCGTGTATAAGCATGCGATCTCGACGATCATGCCGGGTCAGCCGATGCAGATGTTCGAGAGTGAAGAAGCCGCGTCCTAA
- the hflX gene encoding GTPase HflX, translating into MRATVVVPVLKSRSRGGQTESASTRTPESRLEEATGLAQAIDLDVVNGSIVPVNDPRPATLLGTGKIEEIKALLDERDSGLVIVDHPLTPVQQRNLEKEWNAKVIDRTGLILEIFGRRASTKEGTLQVDLAHLNYQKGRLVRSWTHLERQRGGGGFMGGPGETQIEADRRLLQDRIIKLERELEQVVRTRQLHRAKRRKVPHPIVALVGYTNAGKSTLFNRITGAGVLAEDMLFATLDPTLRRMKLPHGRTVILSDTVGFISDLPTHLVAAFRATLEEVLEADLILHVRDMSDPDNQAQSSDVMRILGDLGIDEAEAEKRLIEVWNKIDRLEPEVHDAMVQRAAGASNVVAVSAVSGEGVDTLMEEISRRLSGVMTETTIRLPVDKLALLPWLYDHAIVDGREDNEDGSITLDLRLSETEAAELERRIGNGPKPPREDWER; encoded by the coding sequence ATGCGTGCGACTGTCGTCGTGCCGGTTCTGAAATCGCGCAGTCGCGGTGGTCAGACCGAATCGGCCTCGACCCGCACGCCGGAAAGCCGACTTGAAGAGGCGACGGGCCTTGCCCAGGCGATCGACCTCGATGTCGTCAACGGCTCGATCGTGCCGGTCAATGATCCGAGACCCGCAACGCTGCTCGGCACCGGCAAGATCGAGGAGATCAAGGCGCTGCTCGATGAGCGCGATTCCGGTCTCGTCATCGTCGATCATCCGCTGACGCCGGTGCAGCAGCGCAATCTCGAAAAGGAATGGAACGCCAAGGTCATCGACCGGACGGGCCTGATCCTCGAAATCTTCGGCCGCCGCGCCTCCACCAAGGAGGGCACGCTGCAGGTCGATCTGGCGCATCTCAATTATCAGAAGGGCCGGCTGGTTCGCAGCTGGACCCACCTCGAACGCCAGCGCGGCGGCGGCGGCTTCATGGGCGGCCCCGGCGAAACCCAGATCGAAGCCGACCGGCGGCTCCTGCAGGACCGCATCATCAAGCTCGAACGCGAGCTGGAGCAGGTCGTGCGCACCCGCCAGCTGCATAGGGCCAAGCGACGCAAGGTGCCGCACCCGATCGTCGCGCTCGTCGGTTACACCAATGCCGGCAAGTCGACGCTGTTCAACCGCATCACCGGCGCCGGCGTGCTGGCCGAAGACATGCTTTTTGCGACGCTCGACCCGACGCTTCGCCGCATGAAGCTGCCGCATGGACGCACCGTCATCCTGTCCGACACGGTCGGTTTCATCTCAGACCTGCCGACCCATCTCGTCGCAGCCTTCCGGGCGACGCTGGAAGAGGTGCTCGAGGCCGATCTCATCCTGCATGTCCGCGACATGTCCGATCCCGACAACCAGGCGCAGAGCTCCGATGTGATGCGCATTCTCGGCGACCTCGGCATCGATGAGGCCGAAGCGGAGAAGCGGCTGATCGAGGTCTGGAACAAGATCGACCGTCTGGAGCCTGAGGTGCATGACGCCATGGTGCAGAGGGCGGCGGGCGCCAGCAACGTCGTCGCGGTCTCGGCCGTCAGCGGCGAGGGCGTCGACACGCTGATGGAAGAGATCAGCCGCAGGCTTTCCGGCGTGATGACCGAAACGACGATCCGGCTTCCGGTCGACAAGCTGGCGCTGCTGCCCTGGCTCTACGACCACGCGATCGTCGACGGCCGCGAGGACAATGAGGACGGCTCGATCACGCTCGATCTGCGCCTGTCGGAAACCGAGGCCGCCGAACTCGAGCGCCGCATCGGCAACGGCCCGAAGCCGCCGCGTGAGGATTGGGAGCGGTAG
- the mazG gene encoding nucleoside triphosphate pyrophosphohydrolase produces the protein MEPSKDISRLIEIMAALRHPETGCPWDIEQNFQTIKPYTIEEAYEVSDAIERGDMDDLCDELGDLLLQVVFHARMAEEAGEFSFGDVVNAITTKMIRRHPHVFARSDADTPDAVKIQWDEIKQAEKRERAERRARRGITEDFKGGFLGSVQRSFPALTEALKLQERAAKVGFDWSAPEPILDKIEEEIGELRAALRDGDRVKVSDELGDLIFAVVNIGRHVKADPEQALRGTNTKFRRRFNHIEQVLEAEGETLEDATLERMEEIWQAAKAIERAVTSGAE, from the coding sequence ATGGAACCTTCCAAAGACATTTCGCGACTGATCGAGATCATGGCGGCGCTGCGCCATCCCGAAACCGGCTGCCCTTGGGACATCGAGCAGAATTTCCAGACGATCAAGCCCTATACGATCGAAGAAGCCTATGAGGTCTCCGATGCAATCGAGCGCGGCGATATGGACGATCTCTGCGACGAACTCGGCGACTTGTTGCTGCAGGTGGTCTTCCACGCCCGCATGGCCGAGGAGGCCGGCGAATTTTCCTTCGGTGATGTGGTCAACGCCATCACCACCAAGATGATCCGCCGCCACCCGCATGTCTTTGCCCGGTCGGACGCCGATACACCAGACGCGGTGAAGATCCAATGGGACGAGATCAAGCAGGCGGAAAAACGCGAGCGCGCCGAGCGCCGGGCCAGGCGCGGCATCACCGAGGATTTCAAGGGTGGCTTCCTGGGCTCAGTGCAGCGCAGCTTCCCGGCGCTGACCGAGGCGCTGAAGCTGCAGGAACGCGCCGCCAAGGTCGGCTTCGACTGGTCGGCTCCCGAACCGATCCTCGACAAGATCGAGGAGGAGATCGGCGAATTGCGTGCGGCGCTGAGAGACGGCGACCGGGTCAAGGTCAGCGACGAACTCGGCGACCTGATCTTCGCCGTCGTCAATATCGGCCGGCATGTGAAGGCCGATCCGGAACAGGCGCTGCGCGGAACGAACACGAAATTCCGGCGTCGCTTCAATCATATAGAACAGGTTCTTGAAGCAGAAGGCGAGACGCTGGAAGATGCGACGCTGGAGCGCATGGAGGAGATTTGGCAAGCGGCGAAGGCGATCGAGCGGGCTGTGACGTCGGGGGCTGAGTGA
- a CDS encoding nucleoside deaminase, whose product MADKTIATRLLSVIEDDILPLTERGVFLGNKVFGAAILRKSDLSLVVAETNNELDNPLWHGEVHTLKRFYELGDKPQTKDLIFLSTHEPCTMCMSAITWAGFDNFYYFFSHEDSRDAFAIPHDLKILKEVFGLEPGGYRRQNAFWNSFAIADLVETEEAQLQAALKAQTARIKARYDTLSSTYQSSKGANDIPLN is encoded by the coding sequence ATGGCCGACAAGACCATCGCCACCCGCCTGCTTTCGGTCATCGAGGACGATATCCTGCCGCTCACCGAACGCGGCGTCTTCTTGGGCAACAAGGTGTTCGGCGCGGCGATCCTGCGCAAATCCGATCTCTCGCTCGTCGTCGCCGAGACCAATAACGAGCTCGACAATCCGCTCTGGCACGGCGAGGTGCACACGCTGAAGCGCTTCTACGAGCTTGGCGACAAGCCGCAAACCAAGGATCTGATCTTCCTCTCGACGCACGAACCCTGCACCATGTGCATGTCGGCGATCACCTGGGCGGGCTTCGACAATTTCTACTATTTCTTCAGTCATGAGGATTCCCGCGATGCCTTCGCCATTCCGCACGACCTGAAGATCCTGAAGGAGGTCTTCGGGCTTGAACCGGGCGGCTATCGCAGGCAGAACGCTTTCTGGAACAGCTTTGCCATCGCCGATCTGGTCGAGACCGAGGAGGCTCAGCTGCAGGCAGCGCTGAAGGCGCAGACCGCCCGCATCAAGGCGCGCTACGACACGCTGTCTTCCACCTACCAGTCGTCGAAGGGCGCCAACGACATTCCGCTGAACTAA
- the cysG gene encoding siroheme synthase CysG, with product MSPKTEQLSVFPAFFRVEGQKTAVFGNGDEAFAKVRLLLNTRARIVAYADRPEADYHAFLIANRIETVRAGFAAEQVEGAALVFAATGNEADDRDIVDAARAARIPANAVDQPDYCDFFTPALVNRAPVAVAIGTEGAGPVLAQMIRAQVDQILSPSLGRLAALATSYRKSVEQLVPRGVSRRAFWRRFFSGPVADAVANGNLPQARHAADRLLGSMDKVAGHVWLVGAGPGAEDLLTLRAQRVMMEADVIVYDALVPQAIVDMGRRDAERLSVGKRKGCHSKSQEEINELLVELGRQGKRVVRLKSGDPLVYGRAGEEMAALRAAGITYEVVPGITSAFAAAADFELPLTLRGVASSLVFTTGHDLTGDVLPDWASLAVSGATIAVYMGRTVAASVAERLMQAGIPAETTVAVIENASRADRRLLHGTLADLPDLQHRDELTGPVMVIIGDAVAGANFELSEPLVRANARLEEFARS from the coding sequence ATGTCTCCCAAGACTGAGCAGCTTTCGGTATTTCCAGCCTTCTTTCGCGTGGAAGGCCAGAAGACGGCTGTCTTCGGCAATGGCGACGAGGCTTTCGCCAAGGTGCGGCTGCTGCTCAATACAAGGGCGCGGATCGTTGCCTATGCCGACAGGCCGGAAGCCGATTATCATGCTTTCCTGATCGCCAATCGCATCGAAACCGTGCGAGCCGGCTTTGCCGCCGAGCAGGTCGAAGGCGCAGCACTCGTCTTCGCCGCCACCGGCAATGAGGCCGACGACCGGGATATTGTCGATGCCGCCCGTGCCGCAAGAATTCCGGCCAACGCCGTCGATCAGCCCGATTACTGTGATTTCTTCACGCCGGCGCTGGTCAATCGCGCCCCGGTCGCCGTTGCGATCGGCACCGAAGGGGCGGGGCCGGTTCTGGCGCAGATGATCCGCGCCCAGGTCGATCAGATTCTTTCCCCTTCGCTCGGGCGCCTGGCCGCGCTGGCGACGAGTTATCGCAAGTCAGTCGAACAGCTCGTTCCCCGCGGAGTTTCCCGCCGGGCCTTCTGGCGCCGATTCTTCTCTGGCCCCGTTGCCGATGCTGTCGCCAATGGCAACCTGCCGCAGGCCCGCCACGCTGCCGACCGTCTCTTAGGTTCGATGGACAAGGTCGCTGGCCATGTCTGGCTTGTCGGCGCCGGTCCGGGGGCTGAGGATCTGCTGACGCTGCGGGCCCAGCGCGTGATGATGGAAGCCGATGTCATCGTCTATGATGCGCTCGTGCCGCAGGCGATCGTCGATATGGGCCGCCGTGATGCCGAGCGGCTTTCCGTCGGCAAACGCAAAGGGTGCCATTCGAAGTCGCAGGAAGAGATCAACGAGCTGCTGGTCGAGCTCGGCCGCCAGGGCAAGCGCGTCGTCCGCCTCAAGTCCGGCGATCCGCTGGTCTATGGCCGGGCAGGGGAAGAGATGGCTGCATTGCGCGCCGCCGGCATCACCTATGAGGTCGTGCCCGGCATTACCTCGGCCTTCGCCGCCGCCGCCGATTTCGAACTGCCGCTGACGCTGCGCGGCGTCGCCTCGTCGCTGGTCTTCACGACCGGCCATGATCTCACCGGCGACGTGCTGCCCGATTGGGCAAGCCTTGCCGTCTCCGGCGCGACGATTGCCGTTTACATGGGGCGCACGGTTGCCGCCTCGGTTGCCGAGCGGCTGATGCAGGCCGGCATTCCCGCCGAGACCACGGTCGCCGTCATCGAGAATGCCAGCCGCGCTGACCGTCGTCTGCTGCATGGCACGCTTGCCGATCTGCCCGACCTGCAGCACCGTGACGAGTTGACTGGTCCGGTGATGGTGATTATCGGCGATGCGGTCGCCGGCGCCAATTTCGAACTGTCCGAGCCGCTGGTGCGCGCGAACGCCCGGCTCGAGGAATTTGCAAGGAGCTGA
- a CDS encoding DUF2849 domain-containing protein, which yields MVDKVLTANRLTDGIAVWLDASGKWSTSLQEALVARHNEAVEALEAIGKKSYADNEVVDVAVVDVQETNGILWPLRLRERIRAQGPTMEYAPGYAPADPEFIAV from the coding sequence ATGGTAGACAAGGTCCTGACGGCCAACCGGCTGACGGACGGCATTGCCGTCTGGCTGGATGCGAGCGGGAAATGGTCGACCTCGCTGCAGGAGGCGCTTGTCGCCCGTCACAACGAAGCCGTCGAAGCATTGGAAGCAATCGGCAAAAAGTCCTATGCCGACAATGAGGTCGTTGACGTGGCCGTCGTCGACGTCCAGGAAACGAACGGCATTCTCTGGCCGCTTCGCCTGCGCGAGCGCATTCGCGCGCAGGGCCCGACCATGGAATACGCACCGGGCTACGCTCCTGCCGATCCCGAATTCATTGCAGTCTGA